A segment of the Desulfuromonas acetoxidans DSM 684 genome:
TTGCGGAAGAGACATCCAATATGACCAAGCAAAACATTTTGCAGCAAGCTGGAGTTTCAATTCTGGCACAAGCAAACCAGGCCCCTCAACTGGCCTTAAGTTTGCTGGGTTAGCTGCAAAGCCTTTTTGCCGCTGGCTGCTTCACCCATAGAGAAAAGAAGAATGAAGGGCATGGAAGCCCGAACCTCGTAATTCATGGAGGAACATGTCATGGGAATGACGATCAACACAAATGTTGCAGCGCTCAATGCGCAGCGTAATCTTGGATCGGCTCAGACCGACCTGGGTACGGCGATGCAACGGCTATCGTCAGGATTGCGGATCAATAGCGCCAAGGATGACGCCGCCGGTCTTGCGATCAGTGATCGCATGACCTCGCAAGTCAAAGGGATGAACCAGGCGGTTCGTAATCTCAATGATGGGATCTCCCTCTTGCAGACGGCCGAGGGGGCGTTGCAGGAGGTGACCAATCTCATCCAGCGTGGTCGTGAGCTGGCGGTTCAGGCTGCCAACGAAGCGACGTTAAGTGATTCCGACAAAGCTTCATTGCAAGCTGAAGTGGAACAGATCAAACTGGAAATTGACCGTATCGGTCAAACAACCACTTTTAACGGGACGAAAGTTTTGTCCCATGGTCCAGGCGGCACCATTGGTGGTGACCCGGATCGGGCTGAAGTCGTTGAAAGCCTCAAGTCGGCCTGGTTGCGTTATTCAGAAGATCGGGTTGAAGAGTATTACGGCCTCACCGCTGAAAATGTCGATTTCAATGTGCAGTTCATTGATGATCCGGACAGCGATGCGGTGGCTTATGTGGGCGGTAGCGGAACCGAAGTTGACAGCTACGGCCGCTACACAGCGATTCCGTTGACTGTCAATATGGCCAAGTATGACCCCGAAGATCCCAGCAGTATGTGGGAATACGACCGGGTCGTGGTGCATGAAATGACCCATGCCATCATGGGTGCCAACACCAGCCTTGATTCCATTCGCAATGAGGGCTTCTGGTTTGTTGAAGGCACGGCAGAATTCATGATGGGCGGTGATGAACGTCTTGCCATCGACCTGGGGAACGCTGGCTCGGCTGACAACCTCATTGCCGCATTCGATCCGGATAATATCGACAGTTCGTCACAATATGCGGCCAGTTATGCGGCGACCCGCTTTCTGCATGACGCGATCAAAGATGCCGGAGGAAGCGGAATTGATGAGGTCATGACCTATCTGCAGGATCATCCCGAAGATGGTGTCAGTGGCAACGCCCTGGATAATGCCATTCAGGATCTTGCCAGTCGTCATGATACGTTTGCCTATGCGAATCTGGCAGATTTTGAAACCGCCATCACCACGCAGGGCGGCGACTTTTCAACCTTTATCAGCGCTATGGATTTGACCAACGACGATGTCGGCGCAATCGGTGGCTTGGATGCCGATGGTGGTGAGGTGTTCACCAATACCTCCGTGGTTGCCGACAAGCCGTGGGTTTATGATGATGACCCGCTTGAGGGCTTTGTTGAAACCTGGCCGAGTGCTGACGAACTGGGCACCGAAGAGATTGCCAGTCGTGCTTTTCAGTTCCAGGCTGGGGCCAACGCCGGTCAGATGATCAGTGTGACTTTGGGCAGTGCCGATTCAACCGTGCTGAATATCGATGATGTCGATATCAGCAGTGATGCCACTCTGGCGATCTCCCGCTTTGACAGTGCTCTGGAATATATTGATCAGATGCGCGGCAATATGGGCGCGGTGATGAATCGTTTGGAAAGCTCGATTGCCAACCTGCAGAACGTCACCGAAAATCTTTCTGCGGCACGTTCGCGGATTTTGGATGCGGATATTGCTCAGGAAACTTCGATCATGACCAAAAGCAATATTCTGCAGCAGGCGGGTGTTTCGATTCTGGCTCAAGCCAACCAGGCACCGCAATTGGCTTTAAGTCTGCTCGGCTAGGTGGATTTTTCTTGAAACCTGGTGAAACAGGGGTACTATCTAAAGATAGGGTCTGTTAGACAAATACGATGAAAAATGTCGGGAAGACAATTTGTTCTCGTATTTTTGAAAAAAAAGTAAAAAAAGTAATTTTTTTTCTAAACTTTCTTAAGCAGGATGCCGAAGAAGGTTTGTATGCGGGGAATTTACGGAAGAAGGAGGTGAGACGAAGCCTATTTCAAGACCATCCCCCAAACAGAAGAAACGTAAAAAAATTGTAGCAACACAATTTAACCAGGGCACGGAAGCCCGACCACACAAACTTCATGGAGGAAAATCATGGCATTAACAATTAACACTAACGTTGCATCCCTTAACGCTCAACGTAACCTGGGCAAATCTCAAAACGATCTCAACCAATCCATGCAGCGCCTGTCTTCAGGTCTGCGTATCAACAGCGCGAAAGATGATGCTGCCGGTCTGGCGATCTCTGACCGTATGACTGCTCAGATCACTGGTCTGAACCAAGCGGTACGTAACGCCAACGACGGTATCTCCCTGTCGCAAACTGCTGAAGGTGCACTGCAAGAGAGCACGAACATCCTGCAGCGTATTCGTGAGCTGGCTGTTCAGTCCGCCAACGATACCAACAGCGCTTCTGACCGCGAGTCTCTGCAAGCTGAGGTTGATCAGCTGATCGAAGAGTTGGACCGTATCGCTGATACGACTCAGTTCAACGGTAAGAATCTGCTCGACGGCACCATGACTGACGCTACTTTCCAAGTTGGTGCCAACGCCGGTGTCAGCCAAACCATCTCCTTCAGCATTGATAGTGCTGAAACCAGCAAGCTGAGTGCTGTAGGTACTATGATCGAAGCTCCTAATGGCGATGCCGTTGTTGGTAGCGACGTTGACGGTACTGCTCTGGCCGCTGGTGACCTGGTTGTTAACGGTACGGATGTTGGTGCGACTGACGGAACCAACTCCAGTCTGGCAGACGCAATCAATACGGCTGCTGGTGAAACCATTGCGACTGCTACAAACGTTCAGACTCTGGATTTCTCAACTGTAAATCTGGACAGCACTGATGTTGCTGTTGGTGCCGGTGAAGCCTACACTGACGGTACTGATGCTGCTGTTGCTGCTGTAGGTTCGGCTTTCTCTGTTGATACCAATGCAGCTGATGCAACTTCTGGTAGCCAAGTTATTACTATCAGTGATGCGCAAGCCGCAAATATTACAGCTATGGACCTGACCGTTGATGGTAGCGCAGTTGATACTACTGGACTCAACTATGCCGGTATTACTACAGCGGCTACATTGGCTTCTGAGTTGGATGGCTTGGCAGAAATCTCAGCAACTGTTTCTGGACAAGATGTTACCATTACATCCGCGACAACGGGTGCGACTTCGACTGTTTCTTTGGCATCTGTGACGGGTACTGATGGTAGTGAATCAATTGCAGCTGCTACTGACGGTACTGCTGCTCAAGCTTCAGTAGCGACTATCACAGTGACTGACGCTGACGCTGCCAATGTTGACGGGACTACACTGGAGTTTAATGGTGCCGCCATTGACCTGACAGGTGTTGACTTTGGTACGGTAACTGATGGTGCTACTCTGGCTGCAGCTTTGCAGAATTCTTCTGACATCGCTTCTGCATCCTGGGCTGGTGATACGCTTACCTTGACTTCCGCTGCTACGGTAACAGGTCAGGATTTCTCCGTTGCTTCGGGCTCTGGTTTGACTGACGCTAATGGTACACCTGCTGTTGCATCAACTATGGATATCACCATTGATGATGCTGGTGCAGCGACTGTTACAGCTCTCGACCTGACTGTTGAAGGTGTTGCAGTAGATGACAGCTCCATCGATTACAGCAGCATCTCTGATGTCGCTGGTTTGGTCTCTGCGTTGGATGGTCTGTCTGAGATCAGCGCTGCTGATAATGGCGATGGTACCATCACCATTTCTTCGGCGACTGCTGGTACTGCTGGTACGCTGGCAGCCGGTACGGTTGTTGGTGATGCGACTTCCGGTGCCTTAGTTCAGGAAGACGCGAGTGTCTCCGGTACCTACACCATGGACGTAGATGGTACTTCTGTTGATATCGCAGCCGCTGCGGGTGGTGAAGTAACAGCTCAAGAAGTTGTTGATGCAATCAACGACAATACAACGGGCTTCACCGCTGCACTTAATGATGATGGCCAAGTGCAGATCACTAAAGATGATGGCAGCAGCTTCACGCTGGCTGAAAGTGTCGATATTGATGGTGATACCACTCTCGATGCCGCTTCTGTTGGTCTTGACGGTATTGACGATGGTGGCACGACTTACAATGGTCAGGTTTCCCTGGACAGTACCAATGACATTTCCGTCGAAGAAGTGACCTCTGGCGCTTTGGCTTCAGCCGGTCTGGACACTGCTGGTAATGCAACCACCACGATCGATCAGGTTGACATTTCGACTCGTGAAGGTGCAACAACCGCCATCAGTTCCGTTGACGCCGCTCTGGCACAGATCGACACCATCCGTGGTGACCTCGGTGCGGTTCAGAACCGTTTCGAATCCACCATTGCTAACCTGCAGAACGTTTCCGAGAACCTCTCGGCTGCTCGTTCACGGATCCTCGACGCGGATATCGCGGAAGAGACGTCTAATATGACCAAGCAGAACATCTTGCAACAAGCTGGTGTTTCGATCCTTGCTCAGGCAAACCAGGCACCTCAGTTGGCTCTGAGTCTGCTGGGTTAATTGCTAAGGATGCACAACTGAAAAAGGGCCGGCCCTGGCCGGCCCTTTTTTTTCTCACTCGTGAGATGTGCATACGGAGGAAATCATGGAAATTCAAGCAGTTGGTTTAACCAGTGTTGCTCAGCAGTCTGTACCGAATAAGTCGAGTGAAGACATTGAAATGAGCCGTAAGGCCAAAGATTATGAGGCCGCTTCTGAGCAGGCTTCGGCGGCTGAAGCAAACAAGGTTCAGCCTGAAGAGCTTCTGAATCAGATTAAATCTCTGACAGAAGATGGCGTTTACAGTGTCCGTTTTGAAAATGATGATGATGCCAATCAACTGGTGGTCAAGGTTGTCGATTCAAAGACGGATGAAGTAATCCGCCAGGTGCCGGCAGAGGAAGTTTTATCCCTGTCCGTGCGACTGGAAGAATTACGCGGTAATATTGTTAATACCGAAGGGTAGTCACTCTTTTTACGAAAGCGTTTCGGACGGTCCGGTACGACTTTAACAGCAGAAGACGAGCGGGATGACAACGGCGTCCTCCCTTATGGATTCAGGAGGCTATTATGGCTGGCATCACATTCAGCGGTTTGGCAACAGGCTTGGAAACCGATGATATTATTACGGAGTTGATGACTCTGGAGCGTGCGCCACTGGACCGCCTTGAGGCCCAAAAAGAGGCTGAGGCAACTCGTCTTGCTGCATTTAAACAGCTTGATAGCCGCCTGGAAGATCTGCGTGCCGCTGTTGGTGATCTGAATATCACCAGCGAAGTGCGGACCAGCCGTATCAGTTTAAGTTCTGAAGATGCTTTGACCGCCAGTAGTAATGGTGCCGCCAGTGGCAGTTATGATATCACCGTGGTTCAGTTGGCCCAGATGCAGAAATCTGTCAGTGTCGGGGTAAGTTCAGACACCGTTGCCGGTCTGGGTACCGGGACGTTCACGGTAGCGGGAAAGACCATTACCGTTGATGAGAGCAATAATTCGCTGCAAGGCCTTGCGGATTCTATCAACGCCCTGTCTGAGAAAACCGGTGTTGAAGCCAGTATCATCAATGATGGCAGTGGTGCCAATGCTTATCATCTTGTCCTGACCGGGCAGGATGCGCAGACCAGTTTTACCGCATCAAGTAATCTGGTTGACAGCGAAGGCGCCGTACTCCCCTTTAACTTGACGGAAACGCGCAGTGCCCAACAGGCGGTTGCGTATGTTGATGGTATCCAGGTGGTCAGTGATACCAATACGGTCAGCGGTGTTATTCCCGGTGTCACCATGCATCTCAGCTCTGTCAGCGATACAAGCTATTCTGGGACTTATGAAGCTGGCGTTGATCCCTGGGAGTGGGCCGATCCCCCCCAGTATGACTCAACGTTGATGACGGTTGAGCCGGACACTGAGGCGCTCAAGGAAAAGGTTAGCACTTTTGTCAGCAGCTACAATGCCGTGATGGATTGGATCTCTGCGGGCTATGATGAGTTCGGTGCTGCCGCGCCTTCGGCTGAAGATATTGAAGCTGGTGCAGAAGATATCCTCAGTGACGTGGTTCGCGGCGACAGTACCGTCAACGGTATTAAGCGTCAGTTGCAGAATATTCTGTCGTCACAGATTGATACCACTGGTTCCATGAGTGTGCTGTCGCAGTTGGGAATCTCCACCCAGCGCGATGGTTCGATCAATCTCAATGATTCAGCGTTTAATGAGGCTCTGGAAAAAGATTTCGACGGTGTGGTCAGCCTGCTTGCCGGTGAAAACGACACCGAAGGTGTCATGAAAAAATTCAACACCAAGTTGTTGGAAATGACCGGCGCGACATCGGGCATGTATGCGGAGAAGCAGGAGCGTTACGATAGCGCCATTAAGCGTCTGGATAACCAAATTGCCCGCACCGAGCCTTTGATTGACAAAAAGGAAGCGACACTGCGTGCGAAATTTTCGGCATTAGAACTCCTGGTCAGCGATATGAATTCGCAAAGCAGTTTTCTGACCCAGCAGATGGATATGTTAACAAAAATGATGACGGGGAATAAATAAATGAATACCTATACCCAGCAATATCAACAGAATCAGATTCTTACGGCGTCACCGGAGCAGATCCTGATTATGCTGTATGATGGGGCGATTCGCTTTACCCGCCAGGCCATGGCCGGAATTGAGGCTGGCAACAAGCAGCAGCGTCGTGAAGGCATCAGTCGAGCGATGGCGATTGTTTCGGAGTTTGCTAATACCTTGGATCACAGTGTTGGCGGCGAAATTGCCGAAAACCTTGATGGGCTTTACGCGTTTATGAATCGTCAGCTCAGTGAGGCGAACCTTGATGAAGATATTGAAAAGCTCAAAGTCGTTGAGCATCTGTTGACGGATCTGCGTCAGACCTGGTCTGAGGCGATCTCTATCGCCCGCAAAGAAGCGGCTGGGCGCACGGCTGCGGCCCAGCAACCACAGCAGTCTGAGATGCCTGAAAATTACAAGCCGTTGAGTGCTGCTGGCTAATTCGTAAATTGTAGGAGCGGCTTGAGCCGCGAAAGAAGGTAACGTCTTGCGGTTTGCATGAGAAGAGTTTCGCGAATAAATTCGCTCCTGCAATGTTGCTTATGAAAAGGGCTAATGATGTCTGAATCCGTCTTGTCGCTTCACCTTGAAGAGTCGCTTCAACGGTCGATAGAGCAATATCAAATGATATTGGATCTTATGAAGCAGATTACCCGGGCGATCTCATCATCGGAGGCTGATTTAAGAGACGAAGTGCTTAAACTGGGTACTCTTCAGCAACAGGCACGTGATCATGATGCCAAGTTGCTCAATGCTTTGCGTCAAGCCGGACATGTGGCTGCCGGACATCCTCTTTTTAAACAACGTCTTGATCTTATTGGCGAGGTTCTGACGTTGAATCATTTGCTTTTACCTAAAATTAATGGCATGATGGCGCTCATTTCCCACGAGTTAACAGGACTGAAAAAAGGACGTTCTGTGTTGGGAGGTTACAAGCAGACCACCCACAATCAGGGACGGATTGTTCGTTCCACGGTATAGTGGTTTCTAGCCGGTTGGTAAGACTCAAGTGAATCAGATTGTGTTCGCTAAGCCTGGAGATGTTCGTGGCGGACTTTGCGCTATTTAAATATCTGGAAAAACCTAGTTTATTACGCGTTTATATCCTGCTTGCTGATGATGTAAAAGTTCGGCTTGAAGCGGTTGCGCGTATTATCGCTGAACCCTACCTCGAAATTAAATTCCGCCCAGACGAATTGCCTATGGACAAGGTGCGTATCGGTGGCAAGTTGCTTTTGTCATTGGATACACGTGTTGGCACTGTCTCCATGTATGCGCACATTGATGAAGTGGTCAACTCACGCGTGTTGCGTGTGATGGGGCTGGAATCCTTTGCTTATTCACAACAGCGTGAATACTTTCGGGTAAATACGGCGATCAAGGTGGTGTACAGCAAGGAAACCCTTTCTTCCAATCCTTCGCCTAAAGTGCCTACCGCAACGGTAAATCTCAGTGGTAATGGTGTGCTGATTTCGGCTGAAGAGCAGTTTACTGCTGGTGACACCTATGAACTGGAATTTCACCTGCCTGACGCCAATTGTCTGTTGTTTTGTAAAGGGTTGGTTGTCCGTGTTGATGAAAAATTGCGTGGCGGCTATGAAGTTGCCATGACCTACCACAGTATTGAACCGGAAGACCGTGACCGGATCATCTCATTTTGCCTGGCAGAACAGCGGCGTCTGCTGCGGACCAAAGTCCAAATTGTCGGGTTCTGATTTTTCAGCCACAGACAAAGGCGGACAACTGCAGACTGTTTGAGAACGACATCAAAATCATACGGTCTTTCTTTTTCTTCTATTCTTCACATTTTTCTAACGCACTTTTCTTCAGTGTTCTAAAAGAATTCTAAATTCAGCGCTTTTTCCGACCGATACAATCATATGGATATTATCGGACCGACACCTGTGCAACTGTATAACGTTCATCCGACCACCCCGACCCAGGGTGTTCAGGATGCCGTTCAGCATAATTTGCTCCTTCATCAGATGATTCAGGCGACCGTTGTTGAAAGCTCAGGCCGTCAGATTCTTCTTGAGATGGGACAGCAACAGCTTAAGGCGCAGAGCGATGTGGAAATGCACAACGGCCAGAAGCTGAATCTTGAGGTTGTGGCCACTGAACCACGCTTGAAGCTGCAAGTCGTTTCTCCATCCACAGATAATCAATTACTTCGTCTGATTCATCTTTATGACCATAAAACAGAGATTGGCTCGACACTGAAAACTCTCCTTGGGCAACGATTTTCAGTTGCTCAGCGAGGGGGAGGGCAAACGCCCGTGCCTCAACAGGGCCCGGTGGCGACTGCGGCAAACGGGACAACTGTGCTTGCGCAGAATGCACCACCACCCAGCCCGGTAACGACACAGCTTCCTGCTGCGCCACCGGGATCGGCGGCATCGCCAATACCAAATCCGGGTGCTGGAAGTGAAGCGGTTCAAACTCCGTTGGCAACCAAGCCCGTAGTTTCTCAGACAGGACAAACTCTGCCCACTGCCGGTGGTGAATTGCCCGGTGCCGGAGCAGATGCTAAGGGGATTGTGCCACCGTCGTCAACCACAGCATCGTCTGCTGGTCAGAGTCAGGTGTCGTCTGAAACTGGTGCCGCAACTAAAACGTCTCAAACGCCTCAAGCTGAGATACCGCAACCCGTCGTTGGAGAAAAAGCCACGGTCCGCAGTGTCGTCACAAGCCAATCGTCACCCGCATCTGCTACGACAACTGGGGAAATGCGACCGGCTAATGAGTCGTTAGCTCCTGCTTTGGCCCCACCGAGTGCGCAACAGGTCGCCGGGATGACAACGTTACTTCATCGTCTTGACAGTTCGTCAAATGTAGCGAATGCGCTTTTTACCGCAATTAATCTGGTCCCGTTGAGTGCTCAGCAAAAAAGAGCGGTTGAAGGGGCTCTCACGCCTGAGCAGTGGACTCATCTTGAGACTCTGACAAAAGACCTCGGGAGTGACTTTAAGTCCGCCGGAGCGAGGATTCTGTTTAATCTCTCCCACAATTTAGGGCTGGATTATGAACAGTTGTTGTCGCAACAGAAATCGGATCAGGCGGCCCAGACGCTTAAGGGTGCGCTGATGACATTGGCAGAGCATGATGATCTTCCCGATATCGTGCGTGACAGCAGCCGGCAGATGGTTCAACAGTTGGATGTGCTGCAATTGACGCGGGTGCGGTTTGCCCAGGAGGGCATTTTGTTCCTACCGCTGCCGTTTGAATTTATGGAGCAGGGCTATGCCTTGGTCGAACAACGCCAGGGCGGATCCGATGGTGAAGAAGTCAGCCATGTTGTGACCCTGAACATGTCGCTCGAAGGGCTGGGGGCTGTGCAGGCCAACCTGTTGTTTGAGCAGCAGGCGCTGTTTGTTCGAATTCTCTGCGAAGATGATGAGAGCCAGGCGGCATTGGAAAAGAGTTTAGCTGAACTTGAAGAGGCTCTTGCACCTTTTGCCGTGCGTTCAATACAGGTTGCCCAAGGTGTAGAAGACCCGGCGGTGGAATTAATCAACCGTTTGCAACCCCATCATGACAATGTTTTTGATGCCCGGGTTTAACCAGATCGTGGATTATGTAGATGAATCATGAGTGATGATCCTGTTAAAAAAGCCGTTGCTGTCAAATACGATAAGGAGGTTGCTGACGCCCCTCTGATTGTCGCTAGTGGCAAAGGGCAATTGGCTGAAAATATTATCCAGGCGGCCGAAAAGGCCGGTCTGGAAATTTCGCATGATCCTGATCTTGTCGAATTGCTGGCCAAGATCCCTGTCGGCTCAGAAATCCCTTCTGAGCTTTATCAGGCTGTCGCTGAAATTCTCGCCTACGTGTATCGCGTTAATAAGAGCCACAAAGAACAGCGTTAATATATTAACCCTACAGGCTCTCTCTGCTCTCTGTGTAATTTTTTCTTCCACTGTCTATTTAATCCTTGTTTTAATATAATGGTGTTTTATAATTTACCTGCAGCTCGTTGGTGAGTGATGGTGATTGATTTGATGTTTTAAGGAGGGGGTATGCGCTTCAAAGATTTGAAAATTGCTAACAAAATTTACATCCTGTTTGCCTTGGCGGTTCCTGTGATGTGTTTTGTTTTTGGAATGCTGTATTGGAAAACAAGTGAGAACCTCTACCAGGAACGCTATGCCCAGGTTCGTGGTCAGGTGGATACTGCCTGGGGACTTATCAACCATTTTGTTGATGAGGTTGAAAATGGCCAGATGGACGAAGCTCAGGCGCAGATGATGGCCAAACAAGCGGTTAAGGCGTTGCGTTATAGTGGTCAGGAATACTTCTGGATTAATGATGTGGTGCCGAAAATGGTCATGCATCCCATCAAACCGGCTTTGGATGGTAAAGATCTTTCCTCGTTTGCAGATCCTGACGGAGTAAAATTATTCGTTGAAATGGTCAAGGTTACCGTTGCGGCAGAAGGTGGGTTTGTTCATTACCGCTGGGCAAAGCCTGGCCATGAAGAGCCGGTTGATAAGGTTTCATATGTCAAACGTATCCCGCAATGGGGATGGATTGTCGGCAGTGGGTTGTATCTTGATGATGTGAAGGAGCAGACCTCAATCATGCTTTATGGAGCCATTGGTGTGGTTGGTTTTACCATCATTGCCAGCGGCATTGCTGTCTTGTTGTTTGCACGGAGCTTGTCACGGCCGATCGGCCGTACTGTGACCATGATCGAAGAAATTTCCAAGGGCCATTTAGATCTGCGCCTCAATATGGATCGTGATGATGAAATTGGCCGGATGGCTAAAACCATGGACATGCTGGCAGACAGTCTGCAACATGAGATGATCGATGCGTTGCAGAAGCTCGCGCAGGGTAATCTGGCGTTTGACGTAGTGCCGGTGGATGACCAGGACGTTATTCGCGGCTCACTCAAACAGTTGGAAACGGATCTCAATGATATTATGCTTCAGGTCAAGCAGGCCGGTGAGCAGATCTCTTCCGGAGCCAATCAGGTTTCAGAAGCCAGCCAGGCCTTGTCTCATGGGGCAACCACCTCAGCCAGTTCCTTGGAGGAAATCTCGGCGTCCATGGGTGAGTTGGCCTCTCAGACCACTCTCAATGCTGAAAATGCCGGTCAGGCACGTGATCTTTCCGGTCAGGCCAGCAGTGCTGCAGGGCGCGGCAACCAATGTATGGATCAGATGGTGACAGCCATGGAGGAGATCAACGCTTCAGGGCGCAATATCTCCAACATCATTAAAGTCATAGACGAAATTGCCTTCCAGACCAATTTGCTGGCACTTAATGCGGCCGTTGAAGCGGCGCGGGCCGGTCAGCATGGCAAGGGGTTTGCCGTGGTTGCAGAAGAGGTGCGTAACCTGGCGGCACGTAGCGCCAAGGCAGCCAGTGAGACCGCCGATTTGATTGAAACCTCAGTACAGCGTGCCCAAAACGGGGTCGAGATCGCCTCGCAAACCGCTGAAGCTCTGGAAGATATTGTCACCGGCGTCGGCAAAGTCACGGATCTGGTTGCGGAAATTGCTGTTGCCAGTAATGAGCAGGCGGATGGTATTACCCAGATTAATCAGGGGCTCACCCAGATTGATGATGTAACGCAACAGAATACCGCCAGTGCTGAAGAGAGTGCCGCAAGTGCTGAGGAATTGGCCAGCCAAGCGGTTCAGTTACAGGGCGTTCTCAGTCGTTTCCAATTGAAAGGGCACGCCGCCGCACCACGCATTGCCGCTCAACCGTCACAACAGACACAGCAGGTTTCACCTTCAGGATGGGGCGGAGAGTTTTTGGAATAAACGCTGGTGTGAACAACAGATGTTAAAGGTGCGCCGCAGTGTAAAATCATTGCGGCGCGTTTTTTTTGATCACCTGCTCGATGAGTTCATCGTCGGCGGGCAGCATGGAATAATTGTGTAGTTCCTCCACGTCGATCCAGGCATGGTCGCTGACCTCAAGATGGCGCACACGACTGGTGTCACTCTGGCAGCGATAGACCATCAGCAAAACCGGTTGCTCGTCATAGCGGTGATAGACCACATCGAAAATTTCGCATTGGGTGACTTCCAGATCAATCTCCTCACACAATTCTCGTACGAGTGCGTTAACTGGTGATTCATCTTTTTCCAGCTTACCGCCGGGGAACTCCCAATAACCGGCATGTTTCTTCCCCGGTGGTCGTTGGGTGATCAGCAGTTTGTTGTGGTGAAATACCAGACCGGCAACAACCAATAACGGATACATAGCCCTGCTTTCGTGGCAATGGCTCAACCGTTTGTTGCTGACGGTTAGCCCTATTTGTGGTAAGACTCTCGCTGAGTTTGCAGACCGTTTTTTTTTGACGGTCCAGCGTGTATTGCTTGAGTCGGAACGGAACCGTTCAGGAGTTTAGCATGTTCAATCTTTCGGAAAAAGGGCGCGGTATTCGTGCCATGTTTGATGATATTGCCCCGCGTTACGATTTGTTGAATCGTCTGTTGTCGATGGGGATTGACCGCCGTTGGCGTCGTTTTGCCGTAGGT
Coding sequences within it:
- a CDS encoding (deoxy)nucleoside triphosphate pyrophosphohydrolase, translating into MYPLLVVAGLVFHHNKLLITQRPPGKKHAGYWEFPGGKLEKDESPVNALVRELCEEIDLEVTQCEIFDVVYHRYDEQPVLLMVYRCQSDTSRVRHLEVSDHAWIDVEELHNYSMLPADDELIEQVIKKNAPQ
- a CDS encoding EscU/YscU/HrcU family type III secretion system export apparatus switch protein, with the protein product MSDDPVKKAVAVKYDKEVADAPLIVASGKGQLAENIIQAAEKAGLEISHDPDLVELLAKIPVGSEIPSELYQAVAEILAYVYRVNKSHKEQR
- a CDS encoding methyl-accepting chemotaxis protein — protein: MRFKDLKIANKIYILFALAVPVMCFVFGMLYWKTSENLYQERYAQVRGQVDTAWGLINHFVDEVENGQMDEAQAQMMAKQAVKALRYSGQEYFWINDVVPKMVMHPIKPALDGKDLSSFADPDGVKLFVEMVKVTVAAEGGFVHYRWAKPGHEEPVDKVSYVKRIPQWGWIVGSGLYLDDVKEQTSIMLYGAIGVVGFTIIASGIAVLLFARSLSRPIGRTVTMIEEISKGHLDLRLNMDRDDEIGRMAKTMDMLADSLQHEMIDALQKLAQGNLAFDVVPVDDQDVIRGSLKQLETDLNDIMLQVKQAGEQISSGANQVSEASQALSHGATTSASSLEEISASMGELASQTTLNAENAGQARDLSGQASSAAGRGNQCMDQMVTAMEEINASGRNISNIIKVIDEIAFQTNLLALNAAVEAARAGQHGKGFAVVAEEVRNLAARSAKAASETADLIETSVQRAQNGVEIASQTAEALEDIVTGVGKVTDLVAEIAVASNEQADGITQINQGLTQIDDVTQQNTASAEESAASAEELASQAVQLQGVLSRFQLKGHAAAPRIAAQPSQQTQQVSPSGWGGEFLE